From the genome of Temnothorax longispinosus isolate EJ_2023e unplaced genomic scaffold, Tlon_JGU_v1 HiC_scaffold_303, whole genome shotgun sequence:
atatacattaatatacctacatatatgtataaaaatattattacgttacCTTTACTGGTACTAAGACCAGTGCCTACTAAACGATGTAAAACATGATAAACTCCACTCTTATCAATATGCTTCGCACTATTTAATATTGCCTGAAATCatacaacatattaaattaaatacattttagcTAAATCGTATTgcagattattatttcatatcgtttcttaaattattttagatatctCGTCATCTTTCGCAGATTGtctatataagtataaatattttcgaaaataaaaataaatactaaatattcaaattcctggtatatcaataataaacatagaataaaatcttttatattttgtttacctTTAAATCATCTGGATGACGGATCAATACATAAGGCGTAAAGAATAcccaaattttaaaaatagaataatattcgtCAGATATATTTGTCATAAGCTTCCAATATTCCTCTAAAAATTGAATGTGtgttacatatgtatttagagaaatattataagtatGGGTATTTtagaatgaaaaatttacaaatataatttatgtttacgtAACCATATGAacaaagcaaatataatatctatttaattaatttacacaaaattgtaagatattttaatttaccagaaaatgtttattattttctggtTAATCAATATTGGCGGAACAAACAATtacttctatatattttaatttacttgcCTGGCGAACATAAATATTGAACtatatttccaaaaatcgGATAACCTGGTATTCCTGGTATAAGATTGATAAGACGCCCATTTTTTCTGTGATGcacgtaataattatacaccaatgcaataagaaaaagtaataataatgtagtAATGATCATCGTTTGCGTAACTGTTGAGGTAGTTAGCCGTCCAATCAAATGAaatttccttcaatttttattactaaaaaaaatctgtaaatctgataaaaaattctaaattaatatttaattaatttatttttattttctaaatatctgaaatgtacaaatattttattagtagtAGGTATACAGAGTGACTTAATAAACCGGAGTTTTCTCATTAAACATTCATGAATGACTAACATCTTTTCGCGATGTTTTACTCATTCTAACAAGTTAGAATCTCAATAAGAGTAACAGCTATTTATCATTGTTAGAAAAAACTAATTGTTAgacaaaaaataagtttaatcgCAAGGTTTTaagtgttaataaaaaaaataaagaatagttttattatataaagtgagcacacacacacacacacacacacacacacacacacacacacacacacacagaaaaCGCAAAAACATTGACCATCTGCACGAGAcgtgtttctctttttttacaaaaaaattgttttttgaccCTGAACTTTCGCttcaaaaacaataattattattattacaaagggaaagattatttatgccttccaatactcaaaatagctgctatattttccaaactttttttgttaataactttttaacgaataacgagcgccGGCTGAAACCTtgtgaaggtcactcaggagggtgaccttgacaacatactaaaatatcaaggtcatccaaggtgGTCTCCCCCCCATCTATACAATTATCGAAAAGTGTTTAAGGGTCTATATCCCTCAGTAGGTAAAAAAAAGgtgatttttgtgaattttttgtggagaaagtaaacaaaataaattattcaatatttttggattatatttatgatacttttaagtagttataaaaattttttcaaccCATTTGGCGAAGCGGGATACTAGGCAACGTCGACCTGTGCGCGGAATATGTTGTTCCATGGCGGAAGTCCTCCAGGTCgtaaaatgtttctgaaacATCGAATTAATCGATTTTCCTGTTCAGTACAAGTGTCCCTATAGAGTGGACTACAATCATAtcgatatatgcaatatttaattttttataagcaaaaaagtatcgaaaatttatagtaaaaattaattttttttttgaactgccgctattttatgaatttttattcaaaataattttttttagtctacTCTATAGGGACACTTGTACTGAACAGGAAAATCGATTGATTCGATGTTTCAGACACATTTTACGACCTGGAGGACTTCCGCCATGGAGCAACCTATTCCGCGCGTTGCCCAGTATCCCGCTTcgccaaattatttaaatgggctgaaaaaatttgtataactacttaaaagtatcataaatataatccaaaaatattgaatgatttattttgttcactttctccacaaaaaattcacaaaattcaCCTATTTTTTAGACCTACTGAGGTATATGGACCCTTAAACGCTCAGTTCAGACttgctaaattaattagaaactaAAATTACGTCTATCTCATTTCTCTTtcgtatatgtgtatatatccGC
Proteins encoded in this window:
- the LOC139824246 gene encoding cytochrome P450 4C1-like isoform X1, encoding MIITTLLLLFLIALVYNYYVHHRKNGRLINLIPGIPGYPIFGNIVQYLCSPEEYWKLMTNISDEYYSIFKIWVFFTPYVLIRHPDDLKAILNSAKHIDKSGVYHVLHRLVGTGLSTSKGAKWHSRRNILAPLFHFNILQQFVEILFEQSENMTKSLKDIRGAVVKDSVSFVSEYTLNALCETTMGTSLQDLGAFQQRYQKAFHQISKIFMQW
- the LOC139824246 gene encoding cytochrome P450 4C1-like isoform X2, which produces MIITTLLLLFLIALVYNYYVHHRKNGRLINLIPGIPGYPIFGNIVQYLCSPEEYWKLMTNISDEYYSIFKIWVFFTPYVLIRHPDDLKAILNSAKHIDKSGVYHVLHRLVGTGLSTSKGAKWHSRRNILAPLFHFNILQQFVEILFEQSENMTKSLKDIRGAVVKDSVSFVSEYTLNALCGSNII